In a single window of the Bacillus clarus genome:
- a CDS encoding MazG nucleotide pyrophosphohydrolase domain-containing protein, whose product MDIVAFQRWVEEFYEKRSWSQYNSFIRLNFLTEEVGEVSRVVRAIEIGRDRPDEQTKGQEELKLELKEELGDVLANLIVLSQKYDLDLQDIMNAHVEKISKRFETIK is encoded by the coding sequence ATGGATATTGTTGCATTTCAAAGATGGGTTGAGGAATTTTACGAAAAGCGGAGCTGGTCACAGTATAATTCCTTTATTCGCTTAAATTTCTTAACAGAAGAAGTTGGAGAAGTTTCACGCGTTGTGCGTGCTATTGAAATCGGTCGTGATCGCCCAGATGAACAAACAAAGGGACAAGAAGAATTGAAGCTTGAATTAAAAGAAGAGCTCGGAGATGTGCTTGCGAATCTCATTGTTCTTTCGCAAAAATACGATTTAGATTTACAAGACATAATGAACGCGCACGTAGAAAAAATTTCCAAACGATTCGAAACAATCAAATGA
- a CDS encoding DUF3920 family protein, with translation MELPLQNVYQQVDNWYVLDSELPWDVKRLREDLFSLIEIRKTPVIFCDTCDANSVLLALGEEEEEFLFPVHGFYHKEKQLIFICMWEEYEQVLQTLLHEFRHAMQDENDVLDVGNELYEDRWIEKDARGFAERKLNEYKNRSLM, from the coding sequence ATGGAACTCCCGCTTCAAAATGTATATCAACAAGTCGATAATTGGTATGTGTTGGATTCGGAGCTTCCTTGGGATGTCAAACGGCTTAGAGAGGATTTGTTTTCTCTTATTGAAATACGTAAAACACCAGTGATTTTTTGTGATACATGCGATGCAAATAGTGTTCTTTTAGCATTAGGGGAAGAGGAAGAGGAATTTTTATTTCCTGTACACGGTTTTTATCATAAAGAAAAACAATTAATTTTCATTTGTATGTGGGAAGAATATGAGCAAGTGCTCCAAACGTTATTACATGAATTTCGGCATGCTATGCAGGATGAGAACGATGTATTGGATGTTGGAAATGAGTTATATGAAGATAGATGGATTGAAAAAGATGCGAGAGGATTCGCAGAGAGGAAATTGAATGAATATAAAAATAGAAGTTTAATGTAA
- a CDS encoding TIGR00730 family Rossman fold protein, whose protein sequence is MRKVCVFAGSNLGERSEFKEQAIQLGKVLVKNNCELVYGGSCVGLMGEVANEVLRLGGRVTGVMPRGLFRGEIVHTGLTELIEVETMHERKAKMGELADAFIALPGGYGTFEELFEVVCWSQIGIHDKPVGLLNIKDFYGPILQMVDRAAEEGFMNPSNKELIVSAKTAEELVNKMKNYKRPIMGNKWKQLP, encoded by the coding sequence ATGAGAAAGGTTTGTGTGTTTGCAGGTTCCAACTTAGGAGAAAGATCTGAATTTAAAGAGCAAGCGATTCAGCTTGGCAAAGTGCTTGTTAAAAACAATTGTGAGCTTGTATACGGTGGTTCATGCGTTGGACTAATGGGTGAAGTAGCAAACGAAGTTCTTCGTTTAGGTGGACGTGTGACGGGTGTTATGCCGCGTGGTTTATTCCGTGGAGAAATCGTTCATACAGGGTTAACAGAGTTAATTGAAGTTGAGACAATGCATGAACGTAAAGCGAAAATGGGAGAGCTCGCAGATGCATTTATTGCACTGCCGGGCGGATATGGAACATTTGAAGAGCTATTTGAAGTGGTATGTTGGTCACAAATTGGTATACATGATAAGCCAGTTGGTCTATTAAATATTAAAGACTTCTATGGACCAATTTTACAGATGGTCGACCGTGCAGCAGAAGAAGGCTTTATGAATCCATCTAATAAAGAATTAATTGTTTCAGCAAAGACTGCCGAGGAATTAGTTAATAAAATGAAAAACTATAAGCGTCCTATTATGGGGAATAAGTGGAAGCAGTTACCATAA
- a CDS encoding Dps family protein, protein MNKQVIEVLNKQVANWSVLFTKLHNFHWYVKGPQFFTLHEKFEQFYTEAATNIDEIAERILAIGGKPVATMKEYLELSSVQEAAYGETAEGMVEAIMKDYEMMLTELKKGMEIAQDSDDEMTSDLLLGIYTELEKHAWMLRAFLNQ, encoded by the coding sequence ATGAATAAACAAGTAATCGAAGTACTAAACAAACAAGTAGCAAACTGGAGCGTTCTATTTACAAAACTACACAACTTCCATTGGTATGTAAAAGGACCACAATTCTTCACATTACATGAGAAATTCGAACAATTTTATACAGAAGCAGCTACTAACATCGACGAAATTGCAGAACGCATTTTAGCAATTGGCGGAAAACCAGTAGCAACAATGAAAGAATACTTAGAACTATCTTCTGTTCAAGAAGCGGCTTACGGAGAGACTGCAGAAGGGATGGTAGAGGCAATTATGAAAGACTATGAAATGATGCTAACTGAACTGAAAAAAGGTATGGAAATCGCACAAGATTCCGATGACGAAATGACATCTGACTTACTACTAGGCATCTACACAGAACTAGAAAAACACGCTTGGATGCTACGTGCATTCTTGAATCAATAA
- a CDS encoding pirin family protein: MFRKVDHKNMGRANHGWLNTHFHFSFADYYNPNNMNFGALRVINDDLVAAQTGFDMHPHRDMEIISYVVDGELTHQDSMGNRGTIERGHVQYMSAGTGVFHSEHNLGNETLRLLQIWILPDRAGHKPNYGEFKFDWNNRENVWFHMVSPDEGDAPIGIHQDANLYSLSLETGKEISFPVKEGRQVYLVQIEGSSVVNDETLVMRDAAEAIEEDIHIKATEQSHYLAIEMKKQ, translated from the coding sequence ATGTTTAGAAAAGTTGATCATAAAAATATGGGAAGAGCAAATCATGGTTGGTTAAACACACATTTTCATTTTTCTTTTGCAGATTATTATAATCCCAATAACATGAATTTCGGAGCATTACGTGTTATTAATGATGATTTAGTCGCAGCACAAACAGGATTTGATATGCATCCGCATCGTGATATGGAGATTATTTCTTACGTTGTAGACGGAGAACTAACGCACCAAGATAGCATGGGGAACCGCGGAACAATTGAGCGTGGACATGTTCAATATATGAGCGCTGGAACTGGCGTATTCCATAGTGAGCATAACTTAGGAAATGAAACATTACGTTTATTGCAAATTTGGATTTTACCGGATCGTGCTGGCCATAAACCGAACTATGGTGAATTTAAATTTGATTGGAATAATCGTGAAAATGTATGGTTCCATATGGTATCTCCAGATGAAGGTGATGCACCAATTGGTATTCATCAAGATGCCAATTTATACTCTTTATCATTAGAAACTGGTAAAGAAATTAGTTTCCCTGTTAAAGAAGGGCGCCAAGTTTACCTTGTGCAAATTGAAGGAAGTAGCGTTGTAAATGATGAAACACTTGTCATGCGCGATGCGGCGGAAGCAATTGAAGAAGATATTCACATTAAAGCGACAGAGCAATCACATTATTTAGCGATTGAAATGAAAAAACAATAA
- a CDS encoding ferritin, with protein MLSTKLHDALNDQMNFEFYSAHVYMAMAAYCTAESYDGFANFFLVQAEEERFHAMKLYNYINDRGERAIITGFENPNNEYESVLSAFEIALEHEREVTKRIYNLSDIAWDEREHATITFLKWFVDEQVEEEASFDSIIQKLKRITSDSNALFMLDAELEKRTFTPPAE; from the coding sequence ATGTTATCTACAAAATTACATGATGCACTTAATGACCAAATGAACTTTGAGTTTTACTCTGCTCACGTTTACATGGCGATGGCCGCTTACTGCACAGCAGAAAGCTACGATGGATTCGCTAACTTCTTCCTGGTACAAGCAGAAGAAGAGCGTTTCCACGCAATGAAGCTTTACAATTACATTAATGATCGCGGTGAACGTGCAATTATCACTGGATTCGAAAATCCAAACAACGAATACGAATCTGTATTAAGTGCTTTTGAAATCGCACTTGAGCATGAGCGTGAAGTAACGAAACGCATTTACAACTTATCTGATATTGCATGGGATGAGCGCGAACATGCGACAATTACATTTTTAAAATGGTTCGTTGACGAACAAGTTGAAGAAGAAGCTTCTTTCGATAGTATCATTCAAAAATTAAAACGCATTACAAGCGATTCGAACGCATTATTTATGCTAGATGCCGAATTAGAGAAACGTACATTTACGCCTCCAGCTGAATAA
- a CDS encoding MarR family winged helix-turn-helix transcriptional regulator — protein MKAEERLGLLLWFRLSRFYNRSIRETNQHLKKWGLSAAQFDVLAQIGGHDRLTQQELGNKLFVTKGNVTQLLNKMEKLDWIQREQEGTTKYLSLTEKGRALYEEVVPPQETFQSEKFCKLNRDEQKQLLELLRKLQ, from the coding sequence ATGAAAGCAGAAGAAAGACTTGGATTGTTATTATGGTTTCGTTTATCACGTTTCTATAATAGAAGTATTCGCGAGACGAACCAGCATTTGAAAAAATGGGGTTTATCTGCTGCTCAGTTTGATGTGTTAGCTCAAATTGGGGGACATGATCGCTTAACGCAACAAGAGCTTGGAAATAAGTTATTTGTTACGAAAGGAAATGTTACTCAGCTTTTAAATAAGATGGAGAAGCTGGATTGGATTCAGCGTGAGCAAGAAGGCACTACGAAGTATCTTTCGTTAACAGAAAAGGGAAGAGCTTTATATGAAGAAGTGGTTCCGCCCCAGGAAACATTTCAATCGGAGAAGTTTTGTAAGTTAAATCGAGATGAACAGAAACAGTTATTAGAATTACTGCGGAAATTACAGTAA